The following coding sequences are from one Nonlabens arenilitoris window:
- a CDS encoding glycosyltransferase yields the protein MKILIVNTYDTGGAANACIRLHEGFLNADVDSKLLVLHKKKDIKNSYQFDSMDIQKKSIQDKISLYSRKFLRKLGFKIKKSSSNHLFISQRNKELDLFSFPQSKFDITKSDLYKEADIINLHWTANFLDYESFFKKNKKPIVWTLHDMNPFTGGEHYIEKFIGISNSGEPIPRVLTEYEKAIFKNVVNYKLKALKHFKDLTISAPSRWLLEESKKSKVFGNYKSVCIPYGLDSKKFRFYNKIEARNHFNLPLDKKIILFVADSLTNSRKGFLFLLKSIENSQAEFKDTILCAVGKRYSDLDHISNLVQMGYLNDYDSLSYCYSAADVFVIPSIMDNLPNTVLESLMCGTPVIGFPSGGIVDMIDHGINGLVVKDITVDSLRATLIDFINEGYNFNPQVIRDRTIYKYNLAKQANKYLKLFNNILDNENIDCND from the coding sequence ATGAAAATTCTAATAGTGAATACATACGACACAGGTGGAGCTGCAAATGCTTGTATAAGGCTGCACGAAGGTTTTTTGAATGCAGATGTGGACTCTAAATTACTCGTCCTGCACAAAAAAAAGGATATAAAAAACTCTTATCAGTTTGATTCGATGGATATTCAGAAAAAATCTATTCAAGATAAGATTAGTTTATATTCTAGGAAATTTTTAAGGAAGTTAGGATTTAAAATTAAAAAATCATCAAGTAATCATTTATTCATAAGTCAAAGAAATAAAGAATTAGATTTATTTAGTTTTCCTCAATCTAAATTTGACATTACTAAATCTGATTTATATAAAGAAGCAGATATCATTAACCTGCATTGGACTGCTAATTTTTTAGATTACGAATCATTCTTTAAGAAGAATAAAAAACCTATCGTATGGACTTTGCACGATATGAATCCATTTACAGGAGGTGAACATTATATTGAGAAATTTATTGGGATTTCAAATAGTGGAGAACCTATTCCTAGAGTATTAACAGAATATGAAAAGGCTATCTTTAAAAATGTTGTAAATTATAAATTAAAAGCTCTTAAACATTTTAAGGATTTAACTATTTCTGCTCCATCTCGATGGTTGCTTGAAGAGTCTAAGAAAAGCAAAGTATTTGGGAATTATAAGTCGGTCTGTATTCCCTACGGTTTAGATAGTAAGAAGTTTAGGTTCTATAATAAAATCGAGGCTAGAAATCACTTCAATCTGCCGTTAGATAAAAAAATTATTTTATTTGTTGCAGATTCTTTGACAAATAGCCGCAAAGGCTTTTTGTTTTTACTTAAATCAATTGAAAATTCTCAGGCTGAATTTAAAGATACGATATTATGTGCCGTAGGTAAGAGGTATTCTGATTTAGATCATATTTCTAATTTAGTTCAAATGGGTTATTTGAATGATTATGATTCATTAAGTTATTGTTACAGCGCTGCAGATGTTTTTGTGATACCATCAATTATGGATAACTTACCTAACACAGTTCTAGAATCATTAATGTGTGGAACACCAGTTATAGGATTTCCATCTGGTGGCATTGTAGATATGATAGACCATGGAATTAATGGATTAGTTGTTAAAGATATTACTGTTGATTCCTTGCGCGCGACCTTAATTGATTTTATTAATGAAGGTTATAATTTTAATCCACAAGTTATTAGGGATCGTACAATTTATAAGTATAACCTTGCTAAACAAGCAAATAAGTATCTCAAATTATTTAATAATATTTTGGACAATGAAAATATCGATTGTAACGATTAA
- a CDS encoding glycosyltransferase, producing the protein MKISIVTINYNDVSGLERTIKSVQKQTSKDFEHIIIDGGSNDASKELIEKNKSRFSYNISEPDQGVYDAMNKGIKKANGDYLLF; encoded by the coding sequence ATGAAAATATCGATTGTAACGATTAATTATAATGATGTATCAGGTCTTGAAAGAACAATAAAAAGCGTTCAAAAACAAACTAGTAAGGATTTTGAGCATATAATCATTGACGGCGGCAGTAATGATGCAAGCAAAGAATTAATTGAGAAAAATAAAAGCCGCTTTAGCTACAATATAAGTGAACCTGATCAAGGAGTTTATGACGCCATGAATAAGGGCATTAAAAAAGCAAATGGAGATTATTTACTTTTTTAA
- a CDS encoding glycosyltransferase produces MKLAPIALFIYNRPEHSRKTLEALKKNDFAKDSVLFVYADGPKDNATTQELLKIEQTRDVIKSKKWCKEIHIIESKKNKGLANSVIDGVTEVLSKNDSVIVLEDDIVTEKGFLKFMNQSLELYKDEERVFGISGYKFDCDKPIKQSTYFLPIMSSWGYATWSHSWSKIDFNANRLNQKVFDRNLKDQMRFGTLDFYGMLQSQVSGRLDSWAVRFYTSMLLQNGVFLFPNKSLLRNIGFDGSGVHCQRENKVEKDINNYIKPKKIEVSINPNIYDNFQVKNHQKKITIKNIKKKLKKY; encoded by the coding sequence ATGAAATTAGCACCAATAGCATTATTTATTTATAATCGTCCAGAACATTCTAGAAAAACTTTGGAGGCCTTAAAGAAAAATGATTTTGCAAAAGATTCTGTTTTATTTGTGTATGCAGATGGCCCTAAAGATAATGCGACTACTCAGGAATTATTAAAAATTGAGCAGACTAGAGATGTTATTAAAAGTAAGAAGTGGTGTAAAGAGATTCACATTATAGAATCTAAAAAAAACAAAGGTTTAGCAAACTCTGTTATTGACGGAGTTACAGAAGTTTTGTCAAAAAACGATTCTGTAATAGTCCTTGAAGATGATATTGTGACAGAAAAGGGTTTCTTGAAGTTTATGAACCAATCTTTGGAATTATATAAAGATGAAGAAAGAGTATTTGGAATTTCGGGCTATAAATTTGATTGTGATAAACCAATTAAACAATCTACTTATTTCTTACCTATAATGAGTTCATGGGGTTATGCTACATGGTCTCATAGTTGGAGTAAAATTGATTTTAATGCTAATAGATTAAACCAAAAAGTTTTTGATAGAAATCTTAAAGATCAAATGAGATTTGGAACTCTTGATTTTTATGGGATGTTACAATCTCAAGTTTCTGGAAGATTGGATTCGTGGGCAGTTCGATTCTACACAAGTATGTTATTGCAAAATGGTGTGTTTTTATTTCCTAATAAATCCTTATTAAGAAATATAGGTTTTGATGGTTCTGGAGTCCATTGTCAACGAGAGAATAAAGTAGAGAAGGATATTAATAATTATATTAAGCCTAAAAAGATAGAAGTTAGTATTAATCCCAATATTTATGATAATTTTCAAGTAAAAAACCATCAAAAAAAGATCACCATTAAAAATATTAAGAAGAAACTAAAAAAATATTAG
- a CDS encoding FkbM family methyltransferase produces MRKIKTKIKYYILDFIVRKFSKDKLFARVLSKEENQAVRFVNHEFLNDIGWWNSWRTRNPQDKNGKPLPWVTYSYIFFISNRLNKEFNVFEFGSGNSTLFFSDKVQQIDSVEHDQEWFNKMAVKLPDNAKIYFEKLVYGGNYSEVAIRSEKKYDLISIDGRDRVNCLINSFEALNESGVMVLDDSERIAYQKAIEFIMQKGFKRLDFWGISPGLFYKKCTTIFYRELNVLGI; encoded by the coding sequence ATGAGAAAAATTAAAACTAAAATTAAGTATTACATACTAGATTTTATAGTAAGGAAGTTTTCTAAGGATAAACTATTTGCAAGAGTTTTAAGTAAGGAGGAAAATCAAGCGGTTAGATTTGTAAATCATGAATTCTTAAACGATATAGGTTGGTGGAATTCATGGCGGACAAGAAATCCACAAGATAAAAACGGGAAGCCATTACCTTGGGTTACATATAGTTATATTTTCTTTATTTCTAATAGGTTAAATAAAGAGTTTAATGTTTTTGAATTTGGCTCAGGAAATTCAACTTTGTTTTTTAGTGATAAAGTTCAACAGATAGATTCTGTAGAGCATGATCAAGAATGGTTCAATAAAATGGCAGTTAAATTACCTGATAATGCAAAGATTTATTTTGAGAAATTAGTTTACGGTGGTAATTATTCTGAAGTAGCTATTCGTTCGGAAAAAAAATATGATTTGATAAGTATTGATGGAAGAGATAGAGTAAATTGTTTAATCAATTCCTTTGAAGCACTTAATGAATCAGGGGTTATGGTGTTAGATGATTCAGAACGTATAGCATATCAAAAAGCAATTGAATTTATAATGCAGAAAGGTTTCAAACGATTGGATTTTTGGGGAATTTCTCCAGGGTTATTTTATAAGAAATGTACGACTATTTTTTATAGAGAATTAAATGTTTTAGGAATATAG
- a CDS encoding ABC transporter permease, whose translation MSSNTDNWLYEIKPKGKLIDLNLKEIWRYRDLLVLFVKRDIVTVYKQTILGPLWFIIQPLFTSVVFTLIFNEVAGISNGAIPNFLFNLTGLTLWSYFKESLNATSNSFKSNAGIFGKVYFPRFISPASKVISGLLKYAIQLLILVIFYVYFAYNGMEVRPSVYFPLLIIILLNIILLAMGIGMVLSSFTTKYRDLSLLVGFGLNLLMYLSAVMYSIDAAKDKLTNYYWAVEWNPIAHIIESYRSLWFNSLDIHWTGLYAGFGLGIVLFFIGLIFFNRTEKTFIDTV comes from the coding sequence ATGAGTAGTAATACAGATAATTGGCTTTACGAAATCAAACCTAAAGGTAAGCTGATAGACCTGAATCTTAAAGAGATCTGGCGCTATAGGGATTTGCTTGTTCTTTTTGTAAAAAGAGATATAGTTACTGTTTATAAACAGACTATACTCGGTCCGCTATGGTTTATCATACAACCTTTATTTACTAGTGTAGTTTTTACCTTAATTTTTAATGAAGTTGCAGGAATTAGCAATGGTGCTATCCCTAATTTTTTATTCAATCTTACAGGATTAACGCTATGGTCTTATTTTAAAGAATCATTAAACGCGACTAGTAATTCCTTTAAAAGTAATGCAGGGATTTTTGGGAAAGTATATTTTCCTAGGTTTATATCGCCAGCTTCTAAGGTAATCTCGGGACTACTTAAATATGCAATTCAGCTGTTAATATTGGTCATTTTTTATGTGTATTTTGCTTATAACGGCATGGAAGTAAGGCCTTCTGTCTATTTCCCACTCTTGATTATCATACTGTTGAACATTATCTTACTTGCTATGGGAATAGGTATGGTTTTATCCTCTTTTACTACTAAATATCGAGACTTATCATTGCTCGTTGGTTTTGGTTTAAATTTATTAATGTACCTCAGTGCAGTGATGTATTCTATAGATGCGGCAAAGGATAAGTTAACAAATTATTATTGGGCAGTAGAATGGAATCCTATTGCACATATTATAGAAAGTTACCGCAGTTTATGGTTTAATAGCCTCGATATCCATTGGACTGGACTCTATGCAGGATTTGGACTAGGAATTGTTTTGTTTTTTATAGGTCTTATTTTCTTTAATCGTACAGAGAAAACCTTTATAGATACGGTTTAA
- a CDS encoding ABC transporter ATP-binding protein, which yields MSDNIILKASNVSKQYRLGLVGTGTLTHDLNRFWHKIRGKEDPYLQIGAVNDRSASASSDYVWALQDINFEVKRGEILGIIGKNGAGKSTLLKILSRVTSPTTGSIKTKGRIASLLEVGTGMHPELTGRENIYLNGAILGMNKTEISSKIDEIIEFSGCQMYIDTPVKRYSSGMRVRLGFAVAAFLEPDILVVDEVLAVGDAEFQKKAIGKMQDISSTSGRTVLFVSHNMAAVQNLCPRTILMHNGRIEKDGFTSEIINYYLQIFRDEKLQQDLVFREDRKGKQELVFESYWFENENGKKLKLLQSGLNFYFVVKINNVVPKSFQNIKISIGIDNSKGNRLSLLDNFLTNQKINFEANECKEIRIHISNLPLQSGYYYFTLFVKDNENIQDWIENAGTFEVENGDFFKTGQLIEGNQGDLLIKHDFIGYEKN from the coding sequence ATGAGTGATAATATCATTTTGAAAGCCTCAAATGTATCTAAACAGTACCGTTTAGGATTAGTAGGTACAGGGACTTTAACACATGATTTAAATAGGTTCTGGCATAAGATACGAGGTAAAGAAGATCCTTACTTACAAATAGGTGCTGTAAATGATCGTAGTGCTAGCGCTAGTTCGGATTATGTATGGGCATTGCAAGACATTAATTTTGAAGTTAAGAGAGGAGAGATTCTAGGAATTATAGGTAAAAATGGAGCTGGTAAATCTACCTTATTAAAAATACTCTCTCGAGTGACCAGTCCTACGACGGGAAGTATAAAGACTAAAGGTCGTATTGCTAGTTTACTAGAAGTCGGAACAGGAATGCATCCGGAGCTTACCGGTAGAGAAAATATTTATTTAAACGGTGCAATTTTAGGAATGAATAAGACAGAGATCTCTAGTAAGATCGATGAGATTATAGAATTCTCAGGTTGTCAAATGTATATAGATACACCGGTAAAAAGGTACTCTAGCGGTATGAGAGTGCGTTTAGGATTTGCCGTGGCAGCATTTCTCGAGCCAGATATCCTCGTGGTTGATGAAGTGCTTGCAGTAGGTGATGCTGAGTTTCAAAAAAAAGCCATAGGTAAAATGCAAGATATTTCCAGTACTAGTGGTAGAACGGTGCTGTTTGTGAGTCATAATATGGCGGCTGTTCAAAACTTGTGTCCAAGAACTATTTTGATGCATAATGGAAGAATTGAAAAAGATGGGTTTACTAGTGAGATAATTAATTATTATTTACAGATTTTTAGAGATGAAAAATTACAACAGGATCTAGTATTTAGAGAAGATAGAAAAGGTAAACAGGAACTGGTATTTGAGTCCTATTGGTTTGAAAATGAAAATGGAAAAAAACTTAAATTATTACAATCAGGATTGAATTTTTATTTTGTTGTGAAAATTAATAATGTTGTACCTAAGAGTTTTCAGAACATAAAAATTTCAATAGGAATTGATAATTCAAAAGGTAATAGATTGTCTTTGTTGGACAATTTTTTAACAAATCAAAAAATAAATTTTGAAGCTAATGAATGTAAAGAAATAAGAATTCATATTTCTAATTTACCGTTACAATCGGGCTATTATTATTTCACACTTTTCGTTAAGGATAACGAGAATATTCAAGACTGGATAGAAAATGCAGGCACATTTGAAGTAGAGAATGGTGACTTTTTTAAAACTGGGCAATTAATAGAAGGTAATCAAGGTGATCTATTAATCAAACATGACTTCATAGGATATGAGAAAAATTAA
- a CDS encoding polysaccharide pyruvyl transferase family protein — protein MGQIIRLYWWSEIYIQKKKKENYGDLLGKYLVEKISGKKVQWLRANKFYFKNLWQPVYVTIGSILEHIGTHCTVWGSGIISRDAQVAGATFLAVRGPLSRKRLQELNYNCPAVYGDPALLLPLYYHPKIEKKYKLGIIPHINDYEVVKEWYQNMEQVKVIHFRTNDVEQTTDEILSCEYILSSSLHGVIVAHAYQTPAVQVRFSNNIHGDGVKYHDYFLSVGLNTYTPMELFEAQAVEESISYIKDHIDALPSTSKIKQIQQGLLAVCPFKNTAI, from the coding sequence ATGGGACAAATCATACGATTATACTGGTGGAGTGAGATATACATCCAAAAGAAGAAAAAAGAGAACTATGGAGATCTTTTAGGAAAATATTTGGTAGAAAAAATATCAGGTAAAAAGGTACAGTGGTTAAGAGCAAATAAATTTTACTTTAAAAATCTGTGGCAGCCTGTTTATGTAACTATCGGTAGTATACTAGAACATATAGGCACGCATTGTACGGTTTGGGGTAGTGGCATTATCTCTAGAGATGCTCAAGTAGCTGGTGCCACATTTTTAGCTGTAAGAGGTCCGCTTTCGCGAAAGCGTCTTCAAGAACTCAATTATAACTGTCCAGCAGTCTATGGTGACCCAGCGTTACTTTTACCATTGTATTATCATCCAAAAATAGAGAAGAAATACAAATTAGGGATAATTCCCCATATAAATGATTATGAGGTGGTTAAGGAATGGTATCAAAACATGGAACAAGTAAAAGTGATTCATTTTAGAACTAATGATGTGGAGCAAACAACAGATGAGATACTATCTTGTGAATATATTCTATCTTCCTCTTTACATGGAGTTATTGTGGCACACGCTTATCAAACACCTGCGGTACAAGTGCGTTTTTCAAATAATATCCATGGTGATGGTGTGAAGTATCACGATTATTTTTTATCTGTAGGTTTAAACACTTACACTCCTATGGAATTGTTTGAAGCGCAAGCTGTAGAAGAATCTATAAGTTATATTAAAGATCACATAGACGCCCTACCTAGTACCTCAAAAATTAAACAAATACAACAAGGCTTACTAGCTGTTTGTCCTTTTAAAAACACAGCGATATGA
- a CDS encoding exopolysaccharide transport family protein, protein MEEEKEINSLSGIFDIRQFFTKLIKLWWLFILCIGIGLAYAYYKNQFIQTVYSASSLISIKDNSNPLFTSNTSLTFNWGGTTDKVTTAIVQFKSRTHAEQVVDELQFYINYIKEGDYYNTDAYKKTPFYIYADSSKAQLSGKNIRIKVLDQERFELSTSFSNATASGYHYSLKKSQVVTVPVGEWKQQFKFGDSIQLPFLNIVIDKRGKTTATGEWLFNFGNYWGTVNRYKGISIRQQPDGSSILLLSMSGGNKQRLIDYINTSSVILERGELQRKNKFAVSTIKYIDSSLVVQVAALKKSEQDLEDFRDKSQILDVTAQNTDFNQKLTEFEIQKRSIQNKLNYYDNLKQYLQNRTDYTVIQAPSVVGIEEGSISAAVSRLITLSEERKRREFAMRADAPVFQQIDRDINAIKDVIFENIISSKSLLNKELSALYGQIGKVEAQIKKLPKEQQEFLKIQRQFDVNQNTYNLFMAKKAEAELVKAANVSDVYVIDEAKDTGDGGTRRDSNINYLMALLVGFSIPISVAFILTILDFYIHSPKDIEKLSKIPLIGVVGKMDHPTNLIVKDKPKSTIAESFRGIRSSLHFIYDQESLYGSRTIMVTSSVSGEGKTFTSINLASVFALSGKRTLLVGMDLRKPKIFDDFGIENDLGVSNYLVNDCSLNEIIRSAGMENLDIALSGPVPPNPSELIMSKRAGKMIEQFKKDYDYVILDTPPLGLVADAMEIAKHADASLYMVRQGYTKKGMLDVVNEKYNRGEIKNLSFVFNYFNERGKYGYGYGYGYGYGYGYGAYGNGYHENDMKDGIVERIKKLIKGIIKPG, encoded by the coding sequence ATGGAAGAAGAAAAAGAAATTAATTCCTTATCAGGCATATTTGATATACGTCAGTTTTTTACAAAACTAATCAAATTGTGGTGGTTATTTATTCTATGCATAGGGATCGGTTTAGCCTATGCTTATTATAAAAATCAGTTTATTCAAACGGTTTATAGTGCTAGTTCTTTAATTAGTATCAAGGATAATTCAAATCCGCTATTTACTAGTAATACTAGTTTAACATTCAATTGGGGTGGTACTACTGATAAGGTGACCACAGCCATAGTACAATTTAAATCTCGTACTCACGCTGAGCAGGTTGTTGATGAATTACAATTCTATATAAATTATATAAAGGAAGGAGATTATTATAATACTGATGCTTATAAGAAAACACCTTTCTACATTTATGCTGACAGCAGCAAAGCGCAATTGTCAGGCAAAAATATTAGAATTAAAGTGCTGGATCAAGAACGATTTGAGCTTTCTACTAGTTTTTCTAATGCAACAGCCTCAGGTTACCATTACAGTTTGAAAAAAAGTCAAGTTGTTACAGTGCCAGTAGGAGAATGGAAACAACAGTTCAAATTTGGAGACTCTATACAATTACCATTTTTAAACATTGTAATAGATAAAAGAGGTAAAACCACGGCGACTGGAGAATGGTTGTTTAATTTCGGTAATTATTGGGGTACGGTAAATAGATATAAAGGGATATCGATTAGACAGCAACCAGATGGGTCGTCCATTTTGTTATTAAGCATGTCTGGCGGTAATAAACAAAGATTAATTGATTATATCAATACGAGTTCTGTTATTTTAGAACGTGGCGAGTTGCAGCGTAAAAATAAATTTGCTGTTAGTACGATTAAATACATAGATAGTTCACTGGTCGTTCAAGTGGCGGCTCTTAAAAAGTCCGAGCAAGACTTAGAAGATTTTAGAGACAAGTCCCAAATACTGGACGTTACTGCTCAGAATACTGACTTCAATCAAAAATTAACAGAATTTGAAATTCAAAAACGTAGTATTCAAAACAAATTGAATTACTATGATAATTTAAAGCAATATTTACAAAATAGGACCGATTATACGGTAATTCAAGCTCCATCAGTAGTAGGTATAGAAGAAGGAAGTATATCTGCAGCAGTTAGTAGGTTGATAACTCTATCAGAAGAAAGAAAGAGAAGAGAGTTTGCGATGCGGGCAGACGCTCCTGTTTTTCAGCAAATAGACAGAGATATCAACGCCATTAAGGATGTGATTTTCGAAAATATTATTAGTTCAAAATCCTTGTTAAATAAGGAGCTTAGCGCATTATATGGTCAGATAGGAAAAGTTGAAGCTCAAATCAAAAAGTTGCCAAAAGAACAGCAAGAGTTTTTAAAAATTCAAAGACAATTTGACGTTAATCAAAACACTTACAATCTGTTTATGGCCAAAAAAGCTGAAGCAGAACTAGTTAAAGCAGCAAATGTGTCTGATGTATATGTAATTGATGAGGCCAAAGATACAGGTGATGGTGGGACACGTAGAGATTCAAATATTAATTATTTAATGGCATTATTAGTTGGGTTTTCTATACCTATAAGTGTTGCTTTTATTTTAACCATATTAGATTTTTATATCCATTCTCCTAAAGACATTGAAAAATTATCTAAAATACCTTTGATAGGTGTGGTTGGAAAGATGGATCACCCGACAAATCTGATAGTAAAAGATAAACCTAAATCTACCATCGCCGAGTCTTTTAGAGGTATACGTTCTAGTTTACACTTTATTTATGATCAAGAGTCATTATATGGTTCACGTACTATTATGGTCACTAGTAGTGTAAGTGGAGAAGGTAAAACTTTTACCAGTATCAATTTAGCTAGTGTGTTTGCTTTAAGTGGTAAACGCACCTTATTGGTTGGAATGGATTTAAGAAAGCCTAAGATCTTTGATGATTTTGGTATTGAAAATGATTTAGGTGTTTCTAATTATTTAGTAAATGATTGTTCGCTCAATGAAATCATAAGATCGGCAGGTATGGAAAACTTAGACATAGCTTTATCTGGTCCTGTACCACCTAACCCTAGTGAATTAATCATGTCCAAGCGAGCAGGAAAAATGATTGAGCAATTTAAAAAGGATTATGATTATGTGATTCTCGATACACCACCATTAGGTTTAGTGGCAGATGCTATGGAAATTGCAAAACATGCAGACGCTTCCTTATATATGGTTCGTCAAGGATATACTAAAAAAGGAATGCTAGATGTAGTAAATGAAAAGTACAATAGAGGCGAAATTAAAAATCTAAGTTTTGTATTTAACTATTTCAATGAACGCGGTAAATATGGCTATGGCTATGGCTATGGTTATGGTTATGGCTATGGTTATGGAGCTTATGGGAATGGGTATCATGAAAATGATATGAAAGATGGAATTGTAGAAAGAATCAAAAAGTTAATCAAAGGTATTATCAAACCTGGATAA
- a CDS encoding FkbM family methyltransferase, whose product MYKEIFEQEIYKFSSENKSPYIIDGGANIGLATIYFKKLFPKSEILAFEPDTQIHAVLKKNIESFGLQNVTLIKSGLWNKCETLNFYNEGADGGLIDTDGKNSGSFESINVESLLPYLNRNVDFLKLDIEGAESVVIKDIESSLDNVNRIFVEYHSFVQQTQNLGEIINILENSGFRLHVNAPGLSSKQPFQSLNIYNGMDMQLNIYGFRE is encoded by the coding sequence ATGTATAAAGAAATATTTGAGCAAGAGATTTATAAGTTTAGTTCTGAAAACAAATCACCTTATATTATAGATGGAGGCGCAAATATTGGATTAGCTACAATATATTTCAAAAAGCTTTTTCCAAAGTCAGAGATTTTAGCTTTTGAACCTGATACTCAAATTCATGCCGTTTTGAAAAAAAATATTGAGTCATTTGGATTGCAAAATGTAACTTTAATAAAATCCGGATTGTGGAATAAGTGCGAAACGCTTAACTTTTATAATGAAGGTGCTGATGGTGGCTTAATCGATACAGATGGTAAAAATTCAGGAAGTTTTGAAAGTATAAATGTAGAATCATTGCTTCCTTATTTAAATAGGAATGTTGATTTTTTAAAATTAGATATTGAAGGTGCTGAAAGTGTGGTTATTAAAGATATTGAATCAAGTTTAGATAATGTAAATAGGATTTTTGTAGAATATCATTCTTTTGTACAACAAACTCAAAATCTAGGAGAAATTATAAATATTTTAGAAAATTCTGGTTTTAGACTTCATGTCAACGCACCTGGCTTAAGTAGTAAGCAACCTTTTCAGAGTCTTAATATCTATAATGGTATGGACATGCAACTTAATATATACGGATTCCGAGAATAA